A region from the Stutzerimonas stutzeri genome encodes:
- a CDS encoding excinuclease ABC subunit UvrA: MPNNSFGESSCTAAASGLVQVRGARENNLKEVDVSIPRNALVVFSGVSGSGKSSLAFGTIYAEAQRRYFESVAPYARRLIEQAGVPDVDAIDGLPPAVALQQQRGSSNARSSVGSVTTLSSLVRMMYSRAGAYPANQPMLYAEDFSPNTPQGACPTCHGLGHVYEVTEAIMVPDPSLSIRERAIASWPPAWQGQNLRDILVSMGYDVDRPWKDLPKKDRDWILFTEETPTVPVYAGFTPAETRAALKRKMEPSYMGTFTGARRYVMHTFANTQSALMRKRVSRFMEGKPCPTCHGKRLKSEALSVTFAGVDIGAFMQMPLDQLAALLEPIAQGDFRAHAAGAATDKEATRRDRAERAASGRAVHAVSPDVRRTSALSEEKRLAAQRLAGGVMARLRQLRGLGLGYLTLDRTTPTLSAGELQRLRLATQLSSLLFGVVYVLDEPSAGLHPSDSQALYDALDRLRDAGNSVFVVEHDLDLMRRAQWLVDVGPDAGERGGRVLYSGEPDGLRKIAESRTARYLFEEIPAPGSRAREATGWLELQGIHRHNLHGVNARIPLGVLTAVTGISGSGKSSLVAQALPELVLLHLGHEPEDDVAESATSEGPAVIEATGGHLAGDVDAIQRLVQVDQKPIGRTPRSNLATYTGLFDHVRKLFAATPDARRRRYDAGRFSFNVAKGRCETCEGEGFVSVELLFMPSVYAPCPTCHGARYNEATLKVQWNARNIAEVLQMTVDEASEFFAGEDAVARPLQLLRDIGLGYLRLGQPATELSGGEAQRIKLATELQRSQRGRSLYVLDEPTTGLHASDADRLLIQLQRLVDAGNTVVMIEHDMRAVAQADWVIDVGPGAGATGGSIVVTGSPQQVARTSGSRTAPFLAQELARAE; encoded by the coding sequence ATGCCAAACAATTCTTTCGGTGAATCCTCTTGTACCGCTGCGGCCAGCGGCCTCGTGCAGGTGCGTGGCGCGCGCGAGAACAACCTCAAGGAGGTGGACGTCTCCATCCCGCGTAACGCGCTGGTGGTGTTCTCGGGTGTCTCCGGCTCCGGTAAGTCCTCGCTGGCCTTTGGCACCATCTATGCGGAGGCCCAGCGGCGCTACTTCGAGTCGGTGGCCCCCTATGCGCGGCGACTGATCGAACAGGCCGGCGTGCCGGACGTCGATGCGATCGACGGCCTGCCGCCGGCGGTGGCGCTGCAACAGCAGCGGGGCTCCAGCAACGCGCGTTCCTCTGTGGGCAGTGTGACCACCTTGTCCAGCCTGGTGCGGATGATGTATTCGCGCGCTGGCGCCTACCCAGCCAACCAGCCCATGCTGTACGCCGAGGATTTTTCGCCCAACACGCCGCAGGGAGCGTGCCCGACCTGCCACGGCCTGGGCCATGTGTACGAGGTGACTGAGGCCATCATGGTGCCCGATCCCTCCCTGAGCATCCGCGAGCGGGCGATCGCCTCCTGGCCCCCCGCCTGGCAAGGCCAGAACCTGCGCGACATCCTGGTCAGCATGGGCTACGACGTTGACCGACCGTGGAAGGACCTGCCGAAGAAGGATCGCGACTGGATTCTGTTCACCGAGGAAACACCGACGGTGCCGGTGTACGCCGGCTTCACGCCCGCCGAAACCCGCGCCGCGCTCAAGCGCAAGATGGAGCCGAGCTACATGGGCACCTTCACCGGCGCCCGGCGGTATGTGATGCACACCTTTGCCAACACCCAGAGCGCGCTGATGAGAAAGCGCGTGTCCCGGTTCATGGAGGGCAAACCGTGCCCCACCTGCCACGGCAAGCGGCTCAAGTCCGAGGCGCTGTCGGTCACCTTCGCCGGCGTGGACATCGGCGCGTTCATGCAGATGCCGCTGGACCAGTTGGCGGCCTTGCTCGAACCCATCGCCCAGGGCGATTTCCGCGCCCATGCAGCGGGGGCGGCTACGGACAAGGAAGCGACCCGACGCGACCGTGCCGAACGCGCGGCCTCCGGGCGCGCCGTCCATGCGGTATCGCCCGACGTGCGCCGCACCTCGGCGCTATCGGAAGAAAAGCGCCTCGCCGCGCAGCGCCTGGCCGGTGGCGTGATGGCACGCCTGCGCCAACTGCGTGGGCTGGGCCTGGGCTACCTGACGCTGGACCGGACCACGCCGACGCTTTCGGCCGGCGAGTTGCAGCGCCTGCGGCTGGCCACGCAATTGAGTTCCCTGCTGTTCGGTGTCGTGTACGTGCTCGACGAGCCCTCGGCGGGCCTGCACCCCTCCGACAGCCAGGCCCTATACGACGCGCTCGACCGGCTGCGCGATGCCGGCAACTCGGTATTCGTGGTGGAGCACGACCTGGACCTGATGCGCCGCGCGCAATGGCTGGTGGATGTCGGGCCGGATGCCGGAGAGCGTGGCGGCCGCGTGCTCTACAGCGGCGAGCCGGATGGCCTGCGCAAGATTGCCGAATCGCGCACCGCCCGCTATCTGTTCGAGGAGATCCCCGCGCCGGGAAGCCGGGCACGCGAAGCGACCGGCTGGCTGGAACTGCAGGGCATCCACCGCCACAACCTGCATGGCGTGAATGCGCGCATTCCGCTGGGCGTGCTGACGGCCGTCACCGGCATCTCCGGCTCGGGCAAGTCCAGCCTCGTCGCGCAGGCCCTGCCGGAGCTGGTGCTGCTGCACCTGGGCCACGAGCCGGAAGACGATGTAGCCGAAAGCGCCACCAGCGAAGGGCCGGCAGTGATCGAAGCGACCGGCGGCCATCTGGCGGGCGACGTGGACGCCATACAGCGCCTGGTGCAGGTGGACCAGAAGCCGATCGGGCGCACGCCGCGCTCGAACCTGGCTACCTACACCGGCCTGTTCGACCACGTGCGCAAGCTGTTCGCCGCCACGCCCGACGCTCGCCGCCGCCGCTATGACGCCGGCCGTTTCTCGTTCAACGTCGCCAAGGGGCGCTGCGAGACCTGCGAGGGCGAGGGCTTCGTCAGCGTGGAACTGCTGTTCATGCCCAGCGTGTACGCGCCGTGCCCGACGTGCCATGGCGCACGCTACAACGAGGCCACGCTGAAGGTGCAATGGAACGCGCGCAACATCGCCGAGGTGCTGCAGATGACCGTGGACGAAGCCAGCGAATTCTTCGCGGGTGAAGACGCTGTGGCAAGGCCACTGCAACTGCTGCGCGATATCGGACTGGGCTATCTGCGCCTGGGGCAACCGGCCACCGAGCTTTCCGGTGGCGAGGCGCAGCGCATCAAGCTGGCGACCGAGCTTCAGCGCAGCCAGCGCGGCCGAAGCCTGTACGTGCTCGACGAGCCGACCACCGGGCTGCATGCGTCGGATGCCGACCGGCTGCTGATCCAGTTGCAGCGCCTGGTCGATGCCGGCAACACCGTGGTGATGATCGAGCACGATATGCGCGCGGTGGCCCAGGCCGATTGGGTGATCGACGTGGGGCCTGGTGCAGGCGCTACCGGCGGCAGCATCGTGGTTACGGGCTCCCCTCAGCAGGTGGCCCGAACGTCTGGCAGCAGAACCGCTCCGTTCCTTGCACAGGAGTTGGCGCGGGCCGAGTAG
- the frmR gene encoding formaldehyde-responsive transcriptional repressor FrmR, whose amino-acid sequence MPHSPEEKKQALTRIRRIKGQVATLEQALDAGAECPAILQQLAAVRGAVNGLMATVLESYLREEFPSSEIRSDSQNKSIDETISIVRSYLR is encoded by the coding sequence ATGCCACACAGTCCGGAAGAAAAGAAGCAAGCACTGACGCGCATCAGGCGCATCAAAGGTCAGGTAGCGACTCTTGAGCAAGCGCTTGATGCAGGTGCGGAATGTCCTGCAATTCTTCAGCAGCTTGCGGCCGTTCGTGGCGCAGTCAACGGATTGATGGCAACGGTTCTGGAGAGCTATCTGCGGGAAGAGTTTCCCAGTAGCGAAATCAGGAGCGATTCGCAGAACAAGTCCATTGACGAGACCATCTCTATCGTCCGCTCCTATCTGCGGTAG
- the nhaA gene encoding Na+/H+ antiporter NhaA — MLLVIVTVVALAWANSPLSDAYFELWHLDVGFNFGPLGLHMDLHHWVNDGLMVVFFFLIGLEVRQEFAHGSLRDRSRARLALIAGVAGVVLPALLYVLIVGLAGSEGLRGWGAVVGTDTAFMLGTLAIVGPRLSGQLRVFLLTLTVVDDFLAVSIIGIVYSEEIRVVPLLIALASLVGLWLLGRTRQWRATPYVLIVIVLWLATVYSGIHASLAGMAAGLLIPAYATQRHKVVAARQLFRDFWQSPSAASARAVDCGLSQGISVNERLHEFLRLPTALLIVPVFALANAGVDLRGGLLAEAFGSPVTWGVIAGLVLGKLLGIGLITLAAVRLGLGRLPAGVGMGSVFGGAALSGIGFTVSLLIIGLAFGTTSDLGRQATVGVLVSMMLATLLGWLIFKVAARRWGEETADLPMVLEPPVDPEVDHIRGPEDAQLTLVEYVDFECAYCAHATGSWEDLRAHFGDDLRYVVRHLPHHPHGPIAARASEAASNQGMFWPWLDFVFTRQHALEREDLIGYAVELGLDVDRFIADLDSPAVIERVERDLASAVASGAHVTPTFFVEGRRLRGSYDARTVTAALEASRRGPRTQEVPS; from the coding sequence GTGCTGCTGGTGATCGTCACGGTTGTGGCGCTGGCGTGGGCGAACTCGCCGCTATCCGATGCCTATTTCGAGTTGTGGCACCTGGACGTCGGGTTCAACTTTGGGCCATTGGGCCTGCACATGGATCTGCATCACTGGGTCAACGACGGCCTGATGGTCGTCTTCTTCTTCCTGATCGGCCTGGAGGTGCGTCAGGAATTCGCCCACGGGTCGCTCAGGGACCGCAGCCGTGCCCGTCTCGCTCTGATCGCGGGGGTCGCGGGTGTCGTGCTGCCCGCGCTGCTGTATGTCCTGATCGTGGGGCTGGCCGGAAGTGAGGGCCTGCGCGGGTGGGGGGCGGTGGTCGGTACCGATACGGCGTTCATGCTGGGCACCCTGGCGATCGTCGGCCCGCGGCTATCCGGTCAGTTGCGCGTGTTCTTGCTCACCCTGACCGTGGTCGATGACTTCCTCGCCGTGTCCATCATCGGCATCGTCTATAGCGAGGAGATCCGCGTCGTCCCGTTGCTGATCGCCCTCGCCAGTCTCGTCGGGTTGTGGTTGCTGGGGCGCACCCGCCAGTGGCGGGCAACGCCGTATGTGCTGATCGTGATCGTGCTGTGGCTCGCGACCGTGTACTCCGGCATTCATGCCTCCCTCGCCGGGATGGCCGCGGGGCTCCTGATCCCCGCCTACGCAACGCAACGTCACAAGGTCGTCGCGGCAAGACAGTTGTTCCGTGACTTCTGGCAGTCTCCGAGTGCCGCATCGGCTCGCGCAGTGGACTGCGGGCTGTCCCAGGGTATCTCGGTGAATGAGCGGCTGCACGAGTTCCTGCGGCTGCCGACAGCGCTGCTGATCGTGCCGGTGTTCGCCTTGGCGAACGCCGGGGTGGACCTGCGTGGTGGGCTGCTCGCGGAGGCCTTCGGCTCGCCCGTGACCTGGGGCGTCATCGCGGGGCTCGTGCTCGGCAAGCTCCTGGGCATCGGGCTCATCACTCTCGCCGCGGTCCGCCTCGGCTTGGGGCGCCTGCCGGCGGGTGTCGGAATGGGGAGCGTGTTCGGTGGTGCGGCACTGTCCGGGATCGGGTTCACCGTGTCGCTGCTCATCATCGGGCTCGCGTTCGGCACGACCTCCGACCTGGGCCGCCAGGCGACGGTCGGCGTGCTCGTGTCGATGATGCTCGCCACGTTGCTCGGGTGGCTCATCTTCAAGGTTGCCGCACGCAGGTGGGGTGAGGAGACCGCCGATCTGCCGATGGTGCTTGAGCCGCCGGTCGATCCCGAGGTCGATCACATCCGCGGGCCAGAGGACGCGCAGCTCACGCTGGTGGAGTACGTGGACTTCGAGTGCGCGTACTGTGCGCACGCTACCGGTTCTTGGGAGGATCTGCGCGCCCACTTCGGGGACGACCTGCGGTATGTGGTGCGCCATTTGCCGCACCACCCGCATGGGCCGATCGCCGCGCGTGCGTCCGAGGCGGCATCGAATCAGGGGATGTTCTGGCCGTGGCTGGACTTCGTGTTTACCCGTCAGCACGCGCTGGAGCGCGAGGATCTGATCGGCTACGCCGTAGAGCTTGGGCTCGACGTCGATCGGTTCATCGCGGATCTCGACAGCCCTGCGGTGATCGAGCGTGTCGAGCGCGACCTCGCCAGTGCGGTCGCCAGCGGTGCGCATGTCACGCCGACGTTCTTCGTCGAGGGTCGCCGCCTGCGCGGTAGCTACGACGCCCGCACTGTCACCGCAGCGCTCGAAGCCAGTCGCCGCGGCCCCCGGACTCAGGAAGTCCCGTCCTGA
- a CDS encoding VOC family protein translates to MSNPVISGDGIFSHVFVGAADVQKSAAFYDAALGALGIKNLGPFGNGWVLFGREKPAFIIARPGNDEAPSSNGVTVGFAAATPAEVDAFHSAGLAAGGTDEGQPGPRGHLPGAYAAYLRDPAGNKVCSYTFV, encoded by the coding sequence ATGTCCAATCCTGTCATTTCCGGCGACGGCATCTTCTCGCACGTCTTCGTCGGCGCCGCCGACGTCCAGAAGTCGGCCGCGTTCTACGACGCCGCTCTGGGTGCTCTAGGCATCAAGAACCTTGGTCCTTTCGGCAACGGATGGGTGCTTTTCGGTCGCGAAAAGCCGGCTTTCATCATTGCCCGTCCGGGCAATGATGAAGCGCCTTCCAGCAACGGCGTGACGGTCGGCTTTGCGGCCGCCACTCCCGCCGAAGTGGATGCCTTCCACTCCGCCGGCCTTGCCGCAGGCGGCACCGACGAGGGCCAGCCTGGCCCGCGTGGTCACCTGCCGGGTGCCTATGCGGCCTACCTGCGTGATCCGGCGGGCAACAAGGTCTGCTCGTACACCTTCGTCTGA
- a CDS encoding S-(hydroxymethyl)glutathione dehydrogenase/class III alcohol dehydrogenase encodes MKSRAAVAFGPGKPLEIVEIDVEPPRKGEVLIKITNTGVCHTDAFTLSGDDSEGLFPVVLGHEGAGIVVEVGEGVTSVKPGDHVIPLYTAECGECLFCKSGKTNLCVAVRATQGKGLMPDGTTRFSYNGQPLYHYMGCSTFSEYTVVAEVSLAKINPDANPEHVCLLGCGVTTGIGAVHNTAKVQPGDSVAIFGLGGIGLAAIQGARQAKAGRIIAIDTNPAKFELARTFGATECLNPKDFDKPIHEVLIEMTGWGVDHTFECIGNVDVMRSALEAAHRGWGQSIVIGVAGAGKEISTRPFQLVTGRTWKGSAFGGVKGRTQLPGMVEDAMKGEIDLAPFVTHTMGLDDINKAFDLMHEGKSIRTVIHY; translated from the coding sequence ATGAAATCACGTGCAGCAGTTGCCTTCGGGCCAGGAAAGCCGCTGGAAATCGTCGAGATCGACGTCGAGCCGCCGCGCAAGGGCGAGGTGCTCATCAAGATCACGAACACCGGCGTTTGCCATACCGACGCCTTCACCCTGTCGGGCGACGACTCCGAAGGTCTCTTCCCGGTCGTGCTGGGTCATGAAGGTGCGGGTATCGTCGTGGAGGTGGGTGAAGGTGTGACCAGCGTGAAGCCTGGCGATCACGTCATTCCCCTCTATACCGCCGAGTGCGGCGAGTGCCTGTTCTGCAAGTCCGGCAAGACCAACCTGTGTGTCGCGGTTCGTGCAACCCAGGGTAAGGGGCTGATGCCCGATGGTACGACTCGCTTCTCGTACAACGGTCAGCCGCTTTACCACTACATGGGCTGCTCGACCTTCAGCGAATACACGGTCGTCGCCGAAGTCTCGCTGGCCAAGATCAACCCGGACGCCAATCCCGAGCACGTCTGCCTGCTGGGCTGCGGCGTGACCACCGGCATCGGCGCCGTGCACAACACAGCCAAGGTACAGCCCGGCGACTCGGTGGCCATCTTCGGCCTCGGCGGCATCGGTCTCGCTGCGATTCAAGGTGCACGCCAGGCCAAAGCGGGCCGCATCATCGCCATCGATACCAATCCGGCGAAGTTCGAACTGGCTCGTACCTTCGGCGCGACCGAATGTCTCAATCCGAAGGACTTCGACAAGCCGATTCACGAGGTTCTGATCGAGATGACCGGCTGGGGTGTCGATCACACCTTCGAGTGCATCGGCAACGTCGACGTGATGCGTTCGGCTCTGGAAGCTGCCCACCGCGGCTGGGGCCAGTCGATCGTCATCGGCGTGGCTGGTGCTGGCAAGGAAATTTCGACCCGCCCGTTCCAGTTGGTCACCGGTCGCACCTGGAAGGGTTCGGCTTTCGGTGGGGTCAAGGGCCGCACTCAGCTTCCCGGCATGGTGGAAGACGCAATGAAAGGCGAGATCGATCTCGCCCCGTTCGTCACCCACACCATGGGCCTCGACGACATCAACAAGGCCTTCGACCTGATGCATGAAGGCAAGTCGATTCGCACGGTGATCCACTACTGA